The Ferrovibrio sp. MS7 sequence CATGCGCACGGTGAAGCTGAAGCGTGATCCGGCCTGTCCGACCTGCGGCCAGGCTCACGCTACTCAGTCTCATGGGGCGGCCCCCTGAGTCAGGATATCGGCGCCGCAGGCACCTGGCCCGCGCTCTCCGATTCGCGGCTACGGCTGCTGCTGCGCTGCTGGGCCGGCTGGCGTATCGGCCTGGCGCCGCCGCCGCGCGCCGCCGTCAATCCCGCCGAGATCAAGCCTTGCCTGCCGGATTTGTGGATCTTCCGTATTACAGATAGTGGCGACGATATGGTTTGCACCTTGGCGGGCGAGGGTCTGCGCGAAGCCTGGGGTTTTTCCATCATCGGCAGCCGGCCGGTCGATCTCTGGGGGCAGCAGAGCGGCGGCATCGCGCGCGACCGCCTGCTGCTGGCGGCGCGCATGCCGGCGGTGATTCATGGCCGCACCGACATCACGCCCCGCAGCGGTCCGGCCAAACTGGCGCAGCGCCTGATGTTGCCGCTGGCGGATGATGCCGGCGCACCTTATGGTGTTATGGGCATGACGTTATTCGCATATGATCGCCATCTCGACCAGGATCTGCCGGTGGCCCTGCCGCTGCATACCTCGGCCTATCCTTGCGCATCGTTGCCAGCCGGATTGCCGCCGGCATGAATGCCATCAATTCCATACCAGTGCCGCCGCATCCGCCGCTGATGCCGGCAGATGTCTGGCCGGCTCTGGCCGATCCGCGCCATCGTCGCCTGCTGCGCCATTGGGCCGAGGGGCGTGGATCAAGCCTGATGGCGCCGCGTACAGCAATCGATCCGGCGGCTTTGCGCGACTGCTTGCATTTCATGTGGATAAACCGCTGGGATGTGACGCGGCAGGACTTCATCTGCACGCTGGCGGGTGAAGGCGTGATCGATGCGTGGGGCGTGAATATCATCGGCCGCACTGCCACCGAGGTGATGGGGCCGGAACTTGGCCTGCGGCTGAATCTGCGCTATCGCGCGGCACTCGGTATCCCGGCAGTGCAGTTCGGCCACCGTATCATCGTGCCGCCGGATGTGACGCAGAAGCAGTCGACGCGGCTGGTGCTGCCCTTGAGCGATGATACCGGCGCACCCTATGGCGTGC is a genomic window containing:
- a CDS encoding PAS domain-containing protein, with the translated sequence MRCWAGWRIGLAPPPRAAVNPAEIKPCLPDLWIFRITDSGDDMVCTLAGEGLREAWGFSIIGSRPVDLWGQQSGGIARDRLLLAARMPAVIHGRTDITPRSGPAKLAQRLMLPLADDAGAPYGVMGMTLFAYDRHLDQDLPVALPLHTSAYPCASLPAGLPPA